In Drosophila simulans strain w501 chromosome 3R, Prin_Dsim_3.1, whole genome shotgun sequence, a single window of DNA contains:
- the LOC6728647 gene encoding transcription factor cwo isoform X2, giving the protein MNSCLADLSRLIPPQYQRKGRGRIEKTEIIEMAIRHLKHLQSECQQKESDYRSGYMDCMKEAAKFLYDVHMQDFCHRLLGRLQEHIDEMFKTDCYKSTRSCHMPDNVSASSGSPHQAYHPPLCHLRDMLATSASDVEHSQDHNDVKDLSFRNHLNQLQRSQQAAAAAAAAAAAVAVANGSSPASNAGMDSKVPLTNGGGTGGAPPAGDNVPSNSTGSGPAGACAGGNSNSSGSNSSNAASSTTCPPAGGSCPAKITPLAAHQQPHQAPVITSTAPHHHHHHTDSSHHDFESSREPILHTDTSNMHSPPPRDLLLQQHPHLAHSHHTQDSLMSVRMRNYSESSHEIEHNNNYKYKNHIKERFVHELHDEETSSEHCPVAAHLQSDHSHLQALSEHSKDGTEPEIAPIMAKKRKLAEAAANGEIPLEVHTESSNAGASSANRLDKPSPSFNFSDIKDIKAELHNGNSNSSPLLAKLSAVAAAGGQLSTPSSTTAPLPPRHTFTVPIFALHGQGNYYVPLNVDYNALVPFLNGMDLLEKSYTSMPVVHPININVNFMPSSPSASLLAAAAAAAVAVGKQQQQQAVVAAGAGHPLSTNSAAAQAAAVAAAAVAKAKLEQAMNQSW; this is encoded by the exons ATGAACTCCTGCCTGGCGGACCTGTCCCGCCTCATCCCGCCGCAGTATCAGcgcaaggggcgtggccggatTGAGAAGACGGAGATCATCGAGATGGCCATCAGGCACCTGAAGCACCTGCAGAGCGAGTGCCAGCAGAAGGAGAGCGACTACCGGAGTGGCTACATGGACTGTATGAAGGAGGCGGCCAAGTTCCTCTACGACGTTCACATGCAGGACTTTTGCCACCGACTACTGGGTCGTCTGCAGGAGCACATCGATGAGATGTTCAAGA CGGACTGCTACAAGTCGACGCGCAGCTGCCACATGCCGGATAATGTGAGTGCCTCCAGCGGCAGTCCCCACCAGGCGTACCACCCACCGCTGTGCCACCTGCGTGACATGTTGGCCACCTCCGCCTCGGATGTGGAGCACAGTCAGGACCATAACGACGTCAAGGATCTGAGTTTCCGGAACCATCTCAACCAGCTGCAGAGGAGTCAGcaggcagcggcagccgcagcagcagcagcagccgccgttGCTGTCGCCAATGGCAGTTCGCCGGCTTCGAATGCCGGTATGGATTCTAAGGTCCCGCTGACCAATGGTGGCGGCACTGGTGGAGCACCGCCGGCAGGTGATAATGTGCCTAGTAATTCCACGGGGAGTGGACCAGCAGGAGCGTGTGCTGGgggaaacagcaacagcagcggcagtaACAGCAGCAATGCAGCCAGTTCCACCACCTGTCCGCCGGCCGGAGGTAGCTGTCCAGCCAAGATCACACCACTGGCGGCACACCAGCAGCCCCACCAGGCACCAGTGATCACTTCGACGGCCccgcatcatcatcaccaccataCAGACAGCAGCCACCACGACTTTGAGTCATCCAGGGAGCCGATTCTTCACACCGATACCTCTAACATGCACTCGCCACCGCCCAGGGAtctgctgttgcagcagcatcCCCACCTGGCCCATAGCCACCACACCCAGGACAGTCTGATGTCCGTGAGGATGCGCAACTATTCGGAGTCCTCGCACGAGATtgagcacaacaacaactacaagtACAAGAACCACATCAAGGAGCGGTTCGTCCACGAGCTCCACGACGAGGAGACGAGCAGCGAGCATTGCCCGGTGGCGGCCCACCTCCAGAGCGATCACTCCCACTTGCAGGCCTTGTCGGAGCACTCAAAGGACGGCACTGAACCCGAAATAGCCCCCATTATGGCCAAGAAGCGGAAGTTGGCCGAGGCAGCGGCCAATGGAGAAATACCCCTAGAGGTTCACACCGAGTCCAGCAACGCGGGTGCAAGTTCCGCCAACCGGCTGGACAAGCCCTCGCCCTCGTTTAACTTCAGCGACATCAAGGACATCAAGGCGGAGCTGCACAACGgcaactccaactccagccCACTGCTGGCCAAACTGAGTGCGGTGGCTGCTGCCGGCGGCCAGTTGAGCACTCCGAGTAGCACAACCGCACCATTGCCGCCGAGGCACACCTTCACGGTGCCCATATTCGCACTTCACGGACAGGGCAACTACTACGTTCCCCTGAACGTGGACTACAATGCACTGGTGCCCTTCCTCAACGGTATGGATCTGCTCGAGAAGAGCTACACCAGCATGCCCGTGGTGCACCCCATTAATATCAATGTGAACTTCATGCCCAGTTCACCGTCCGCATCACTCttggccgctgctgcagccgccgccgttgccgttggcaagcaacagcaacaacaggctGTGGTGGCCGCCGGAGCGGGACATCCGCTGTCCACCAACTCGGCGGCGGCTCAGGCGGCCGCTGTGGCCGCCGCAGCGGTGGCCAAGGCCAAACTGGAGCAGGCCATGAACCAGAGCTGGTAA
- the LOC6728647 gene encoding transcription factor cwo isoform X1: protein MEPYWNESNGHAAHPVKYESEAAVSSFPYCTESSLNFSTSATAYSEDDAEYATGRRNKTSRQDPLSHRIIEKRRRDRMNSCLADLSRLIPPQYQRKGRGRIEKTEIIEMAIRHLKHLQSECQQKESDYRSGYMDCMKEAAKFLYDVHMQDFCHRLLGRLQEHIDEMFKTDCYKSTRSCHMPDNVSASSGSPHQAYHPPLCHLRDMLATSASDVEHSQDHNDVKDLSFRNHLNQLQRSQQAAAAAAAAAAAVAVANGSSPASNAGMDSKVPLTNGGGTGGAPPAGDNVPSNSTGSGPAGACAGGNSNSSGSNSSNAASSTTCPPAGGSCPAKITPLAAHQQPHQAPVITSTAPHHHHHHTDSSHHDFESSREPILHTDTSNMHSPPPRDLLLQQHPHLAHSHHTQDSLMSVRMRNYSESSHEIEHNNNYKYKNHIKERFVHELHDEETSSEHCPVAAHLQSDHSHLQALSEHSKDGTEPEIAPIMAKKRKLAEAAANGEIPLEVHTESSNAGASSANRLDKPSPSFNFSDIKDIKAELHNGNSNSSPLLAKLSAVAAAGGQLSTPSSTTAPLPPRHTFTVPIFALHGQGNYYVPLNVDYNALVPFLNGMDLLEKSYTSMPVVHPININVNFMPSSPSASLLAAAAAAAVAVGKQQQQQAVVAAGAGHPLSTNSAAAQAAAVAAAAVAKAKLEQAMNQSW, encoded by the exons CGAAGCAGCTGTCTCCAGTTTTCCTTATTGCACAGAATCtagtttaaatttttcaacATCAGCCACGGCATACAGCGAGGACGATGCTGAATATGCCACCGGAAGACGTAATAAGACATCGAGG CAAGACCCACTTTCCCATCGAATCATCGAGAAACGGAGACGAGATCGCATGAACTCCTGCCTGGCGGACCTGTCCCGCCTCATCCCGCCGCAGTATCAGcgcaaggggcgtggccggatTGAGAAGACGGAGATCATCGAGATGGCCATCAGGCACCTGAAGCACCTGCAGAGCGAGTGCCAGCAGAAGGAGAGCGACTACCGGAGTGGCTACATGGACTGTATGAAGGAGGCGGCCAAGTTCCTCTACGACGTTCACATGCAGGACTTTTGCCACCGACTACTGGGTCGTCTGCAGGAGCACATCGATGAGATGTTCAAGA CGGACTGCTACAAGTCGACGCGCAGCTGCCACATGCCGGATAATGTGAGTGCCTCCAGCGGCAGTCCCCACCAGGCGTACCACCCACCGCTGTGCCACCTGCGTGACATGTTGGCCACCTCCGCCTCGGATGTGGAGCACAGTCAGGACCATAACGACGTCAAGGATCTGAGTTTCCGGAACCATCTCAACCAGCTGCAGAGGAGTCAGcaggcagcggcagccgcagcagcagcagcagccgccgttGCTGTCGCCAATGGCAGTTCGCCGGCTTCGAATGCCGGTATGGATTCTAAGGTCCCGCTGACCAATGGTGGCGGCACTGGTGGAGCACCGCCGGCAGGTGATAATGTGCCTAGTAATTCCACGGGGAGTGGACCAGCAGGAGCGTGTGCTGGgggaaacagcaacagcagcggcagtaACAGCAGCAATGCAGCCAGTTCCACCACCTGTCCGCCGGCCGGAGGTAGCTGTCCAGCCAAGATCACACCACTGGCGGCACACCAGCAGCCCCACCAGGCACCAGTGATCACTTCGACGGCCccgcatcatcatcaccaccataCAGACAGCAGCCACCACGACTTTGAGTCATCCAGGGAGCCGATTCTTCACACCGATACCTCTAACATGCACTCGCCACCGCCCAGGGAtctgctgttgcagcagcatcCCCACCTGGCCCATAGCCACCACACCCAGGACAGTCTGATGTCCGTGAGGATGCGCAACTATTCGGAGTCCTCGCACGAGATtgagcacaacaacaactacaagtACAAGAACCACATCAAGGAGCGGTTCGTCCACGAGCTCCACGACGAGGAGACGAGCAGCGAGCATTGCCCGGTGGCGGCCCACCTCCAGAGCGATCACTCCCACTTGCAGGCCTTGTCGGAGCACTCAAAGGACGGCACTGAACCCGAAATAGCCCCCATTATGGCCAAGAAGCGGAAGTTGGCCGAGGCAGCGGCCAATGGAGAAATACCCCTAGAGGTTCACACCGAGTCCAGCAACGCGGGTGCAAGTTCCGCCAACCGGCTGGACAAGCCCTCGCCCTCGTTTAACTTCAGCGACATCAAGGACATCAAGGCGGAGCTGCACAACGgcaactccaactccagccCACTGCTGGCCAAACTGAGTGCGGTGGCTGCTGCCGGCGGCCAGTTGAGCACTCCGAGTAGCACAACCGCACCATTGCCGCCGAGGCACACCTTCACGGTGCCCATATTCGCACTTCACGGACAGGGCAACTACTACGTTCCCCTGAACGTGGACTACAATGCACTGGTGCCCTTCCTCAACGGTATGGATCTGCTCGAGAAGAGCTACACCAGCATGCCCGTGGTGCACCCCATTAATATCAATGTGAACTTCATGCCCAGTTCACCGTCCGCATCACTCttggccgctgctgcagccgccgccgttgccgttggcaagcaacagcaacaacaggctGTGGTGGCCGCCGGAGCGGGACATCCGCTGTCCACCAACTCGGCGGCGGCTCAGGCGGCCGCTGTGGCCGCCGCAGCGGTGGCCAAGGCCAAACTGGAGCAGGCCATGAACCAGAGCTGGTAA